Within Lytechinus pictus isolate F3 Inbred chromosome 19, Lp3.0, whole genome shotgun sequence, the genomic segment GAGCATTGGTTGTTCCTTGAGTTGGAGCATTGGTTGTTGCTTGAGTAGCAGCATTGCTTGTTGCTTGAGTAGGAGCATTTGTTGTTGCTTGAGTAGGAGCATTGGTTGTTGCTTGAGTAGGAGCATTGGTTGTTGCTTGAGTGGGAGTATTGGTTGTTGCTTGAGTGGGAGCATTGGTTGTTGCTTGAGTAGGAGCATTTGTTGTTGCTTGAGTGGGAGCATTTGTTGTTGCTTGAGTGGGTGCATTGGTTGATGATTGAGTAGGAGCATTGGTTGTTGCTTGAGTGAGGGCGTTTGTTGAGGATTGAGTAGGAGCATTGGTTGTTGCTTGAGTAGGAGCATTTGTTGAGACTTGAGTAGCAGCATTGGTTGTTGCTTGAGTAGCAGCATTGGTTGTTGGTTGAGTAGGAGCATTGGTAGTTGCCTGTGTTGGAGCATTAGTGGTTGCCTGAGTAGGAGCATTTGTTGTTGATTGAGTGGGTGCATTGGTTGATGCTTGAGTAGGAGCATTGGTAGTTGCCTGTGTAGGAGCATTAGTTGTTGCTTGAGTAGGAGCATTTGTTGTTGCTTGAGTAGGAGCATTGGTTGTTTCTTGAGTGGGAGCATTGGTTGTTGCTTGAGTAGGAGCATTGGTAGTTGCCTGTGTAGGGGCATTGGTTGTTGCTTGAGTAGGAGCATTTGTTGTTGCTTGAGTGGGAGCATTGGTTGTTGCTCGAGTAGGAGCATTTGTTGAGACTTGAGTAGCAGCGTTGGTTGTTGCTTGAGTAGCAGCATTGGTTGTTTGTTGGGTAGGAGCATTGGTTGTTGCTTGAGTGGGAGCATTGGTTGATGCTTGAGTAGGAGCATTGGTTGTTGCTTGAGTAGGAGCATTGGTTGTTGCTTGGATGGGAGCATTGGTATTTGCTTGAGTAGGAGCACTTGTTGTTGCTTGAGTAGCAGCATTTGTTGTTGCTTGAGTAGGAGCATTAGTTGTTGCTTGAGTGGGGGCGTTTGTTGAGGCTTGAGTGGGAGCATTGGTTGTTGCTTGAGTAGGAGCATTAGTTGATGCTTGGGTAGGAGCATTGGTAGTTGCCTGTGTAGGGGCATTGGTTGTTGCTTGGGTGAGAACGGATGTTGTTGTCTCTTGAGGGGCCTTTGTTGATGATTTCGTCTCAGTAGTCTCGACAATGGTCGTTAATTCCACAGGAACAGTCGTCGTTACGACAGCTGCATTTGTTACAATGTCAGTCAGAGGTGTAATGGAAATGACATTTGAAGTTGTTGCTTGAGTTGGAGCAATTGTTGTTGCTTGAGTAGGAGCATTGGTTGTTGCTTGAGTAGGAGCATTGGTTGTTACTTGAGTTGGAGAATTAGTTGTTGCCTGAGTGGGAGCATTGGTTGTTCCTTGAGTTGGAGCATTGGTTGTTGCTTGAGTAGCAGCATTGCTTGTTGCTTGAGTAGGAGCATTTGTTGTTGCTTGAGTAGGAGCATTGGTTGTTGCTTGAGTGGGAGCATTGGTTATTGCTTGAGTAGGAGCATTTGTTGAGGTTTGAGTAGGAACATTGGTTGATGCTTGAGTAGGAGCATTTGTTGTTGCTTGAGTAGGAGCATTGGTTGTTGCTTGAGTAGGAGTATTGGTTGTTGCTTGAGTGGGAGCATTGGTTATTGCTTGAGTAGGAGCATTTGTTGAGGTTTGAGTAGGAACATTGGTTGATGCTTGAGTAGCAGCATTGCTTGTTGCTTGAGTAGGAGCATTTGTTGTTGCTTGAGTAGGAGCGTTTGTTGAGACCTGAGTAGCAGCATTGGTTGTTGCTTGAGTAGCAGCATTGGTTGTTGGTTGGGTAGGAGCGTTTGTTGAGGCTTGAGTGGGAGCATTGGTTGTTGCTTGAGTAGGAGCGTTTGATGAGGCTTGAGTAGCAGCATTGGTTGTTGCTTGAGTAGGAACACTGGTTGTTGCTTGGGTGGGAGCATTGGTTGTTGCTTGAGTTGGAGAATTGGTTGTTGCCTGAGTGGGAGCATTGGTTGTTCCTTGAGTTGGAGCATTGGTTGTTGCTTGAGTAGCAGCATTGCTTGTTGCTTGAGTAGGAGCATTGCTTGTTGCTTGAGTAGCAGCATTTGTTGTTGCTTGAGTAGGAGCATTGGTTGTTGCTTGAGTGGGGGCGTTTGTTGAGGCTTGTGTGAGAACAGATGTTGTTGTCTCTTGAGGGGCCTTTGTTGATAATTTCGTCTCAGTAGTCTCGGCAATGGTCGTTAATTCCACAGGAGCAGTCGTCGTTATAACAGCTGCATTTGTTACAATGTCAGTCAGAGGTGTAATGGAAATGACATTTGAAGTTGTTGCTTGAGTTGGAGCAATGGTAGTTGCTTGAGTAGGAGCATTGGTTGATGCTTGAGTGGGAGCATTGGTTGATGCTTGAGTAGCAGCATTAGTTGTTGCTTGAGTAGGAGCATTGGTTGATGCTTGAGTAGGAGCATTTGTTGTTGCTTGAGTAGGAGCATTGGTTGTTGCTTGAGTAGCAGCATTGGTTGTTGCTTGAGTTGGAGAATTAGTTGTTGCCTGAGTGGGAGCATTGGTTGTTCCTTGAGTTGGAGCATTGGTTGTTGCTTGAGTAGCAGCATTGCTCGTTGCTTGAGTAGGAGCATTGGTTGTTGCTTGAGTGGGAGCATTGGTTGATGCTTGAGTAGGAGCATTGGTTGTTGCTTGAGTAGGAGCATTGGTTGTTGCTTGAGTGGGAGCATTGGTTGTTACTTGAGTGGGAGCATTTGTTGTTGCCTGAGTAGGAGCATTGGTTATTGCTTGAGTAGCAGCATTGGTTGTTGCTTGAGTGGGAGCATTGGTTGATGCTTGAGTAGGAGCATTGGTTGTTGCTTGAGTGGGAGCATTGGTTGATGCTTGAGTAGCAGCATTAGTTGTTGCTTGAGTGGGAGCATTGGTTGATGCTTGAGTGGGAGCATTTGTTGTTGCTTGAGTAGGAGCATTGGTTGTTGCTTGAGTTGGAGCATTGGTTGTTGCTTGAGTAGCAGCATTGCTTGTTGCTTGAGTAGGAGCATTGGTTGTTGCTTGAGTAGGAGCATTGGTTGATGCTTGAGTAGGAGCATTGGTTGTTGCTTGAGTAGGAGCATTGGTTGTTGCTTGAGTGGGAGCATTGGTTGTTGCTTGAGTAGGAGCATTGGTTGTTGCTTGAGTAGGAGCATTGGTTGCTACTTGAGTGGGAGCATTTGTTGTTGGTTGAGTAGGAGCATTGGTTGTTGCTTGAGTAGGAGTAGCAGTTGCTACCTGAGTTGTTGCTGGCGTTGCATCACTGGTTAATGATTTTGT encodes:
- the LOC129282649 gene encoding mucin-2-like; protein product: MVYITMRALVVFLVSALVVTVIADSSSESNSGSGSRSGSWSGKRRRRTTRAPTTTQPATVITTGLKPTTIQAMATTSSTQTFTTPSACVQTCIDMCSTTTFAATTTIPNEATTKLSTDVQSQTTQGATTNTPTAGSLVTQLPTESPTELPTQAGTTTILPTEGTSSPSPEATSANPTESTSESTTKSLTSDATPATTQVATATPTQATTNAPTQPTTNAPTQVATNAPTQATTNAPTQATTNAPTQATTNAPTQATTNAPTQASTNAPTQATTNAPTQATSNAATQATTNAPTQATTNAPTQATTNAPTQASTNAPTQATTNAATQASTNAPTQATTNAPTQASTNAPTQATTNAATQAITNAPTQATTNAPTQVTTNAPTQATTNAPTQATTNAPTQASTNAPTQATTNAPTQATSNAATQATTNAPTQGTTNAPTQATTNSPTQATTNAATQATTNAPTQATTNAPTQASTNAPTQATTNAATQASTNAPTQASTNAPTQATTIAPTQATTSNVISITPLTDIVTNAAVITTTAPVELTTIAETTETKLSTKAPQETTTSVLTQASTNAPTQATTNAPTQATTNAATQATSNAPTQATSNAATQATTNAPTQGTTNAPTQATTNSPTQATTNAPTQATTSVPTQATTNAATQASSNAPTQATTNAPTQASTNAPTQPTTNAATQATTNAATQVSTNAPTQATTNAPTQATSNAATQASTNVPTQTSTNAPTQAITNAPTQATTNTPTQATTNAPTQATTNAPTQASTNVPTQTSTNAPTQAITNAPTQATTNAPTQATTNAPTQATSNAATQATTNAPTQGTTNAPTQATTNSPTQVTTNAPTQATTNAPTQATTIAPTQATTSNVISITPLTDIVTNAAVVTTTVPVELTTIVETTETKSSTKAPQETTTSVLTQATTNAPTQATTNAPTQASTNAPTQATTNAPTQASTNAPTQATTNAPTQATTNAATQATTSAPTQANTNAPIQATTNAPTQATTNAPTQASTNAPTQATTNAPTQQTTNAATQATTNAATQVSTNAPTRATTNAPTQATTNAPTQATTNAPTQATTNAPTQATTNAPTQETTNAPTQATTNAPTQATTNAPTQATTNAPTQASTNAPTQSTTNAPTQATTNAPTQATTNAPTQPTTNAATQATTNAATQVSTNAPTQATTNAPTQSSTNALTQATTNAPTQSSTNAPTQATTNAPTQATTNAPTQATTNAPTQATTNTPTQATTNAPTQATTNAPTQATTNAPTQATSNAATQATTNAPTQGTTNAPTQATTNSPTQATTNAATQVSTSAPTQATTNAPTQASTNAPTQATTNAPTQATTNAPTQATTNAPAQATTNAPTQASTNALTQATTNAPTQATTNAPTQATTNAPTQATTNAPTQATTNAPTQATTNAPTEATTNTPTEVVTTAVRTQPITTTPVVSTSSTTVAPIAVIEACETSCSPNQALETCRQIFDAFDMTLSALFCDGLASAAASVICTACALSNII